The Treponema sp. Marseille-Q3903 genomic interval CCTTTTTTGCTCCAATTAATTTCTAAACGTGGTTTTAATATTGCTCCAAAATCAAGAACGACACCGCTTGAAATGTCAAATTTTCCTTCAATACCTGCCGTCAACCCTGCTGCTCCTCCAATATTTACATTTATATCATATCCAAATAAATTAAATTGAACTCCCATTTTTCCACTAATGGAGGCGCCATTTACTCCAGCGCCAAATCCTAAGCCTCCATCAATCACTGAAGAATTAAACGATGCACTTAATATATCTAATGATACATTTGCATATACAAAACTTGAAGTTTTATTCAGTTCAGATGAAATGCTATATACTCCAACTTCAAGTAAGCATGAATTTTCTCCTAGCCCATCAACAAAAGTGGCCTTTCCCCAGAGAGCTTTCTGTTCCTTATTTTGATTTGCAGTATATTGTGCATAATTGAATGAAGAAAGCAAACTGCCAGAGACAGAATCCACCTGTCACTTCGGTTCAGACGGTTCGTATGCCTTTATAACAACACTATCAGAATTAAATGTATTTCCAGCTCCGTCGGTTTCTCTAAGTATTAATACTAAAGTTTTTTTACTACCTCCATCACTTGCGCTTAACCCCCACAAATCCACAAAGTTCACAGAATCACCATCGCAGTACACAAACCAGTTTGTCCCATCTTTGATTGGGTCTACTGTCGTGAACCTTGAGACATCTGGCTTGTAGTCTCGGTAACCGTAGTTGTACAATCCCGTTGCCTTGTCAAACTGTTTGCCTAAGTAGCCTAAGTCTTTTGCGCCACTCAAGTCACCTTGTACAAGTGAGCCGAATGCGTCGTAGGTGTATGTGTCTGTCTCAAAGGCAGAATTGTCTGTAGTCGCTCTCACACTTCCTAGTAAGTCTGTCGTGAAATATGAGACATCTCCATCAGCGTTCTGCGCTGCAATGCTTCCGTTTACATAAACTGCACTCCTGCTGCCCTTGAACCTGTCGGATACAGTCCTGTAACTGCCATCGTCAATATTATAATATCTGTTTCCGTCGTTTTTGTCGTCCTCAAGATAGCGGTAGCGGTCGCCTGTCGGGCGTCCTGTGCGGCTTATTCTAAGTCCTGTCTCATTGCTGTCTGTAAACATGCCGTTTGCAAACGTCGGGCTTTGTTTTATGATATCAAAAGTAAAGCCGTCGTAGATGCTTTTCATACAAGCCTCATCTCGGTCTTGAACTAGGATTCGCCTGCCGAATGCGTCGTATGCGTAACGGCTCTCTGATTGTGTTTTTTCCCTTTTATCTATAATCTGTGAACTGCAAAGCCTGTTCCGGCTGCTGTATGAATATTTTTCAAACTTCAGACCCGATTCCCTTGCCAGCATATTTCCATTCCTGTCATACGTGTATTTTATACAAACTCTGCCGTTACTGCCACTGGAAACAAGCCTGTTTTCTTCATCATAGTTGTAATTGATTGTCCCATTTTTAGTGACAGACTTAATCCTGTTGCCGTTTCTGTCATACTCATAGCTTTCTTTTATAAACAACTGCATTGTAGTTATTCTATCTCCAAAACCAAACCCTGCATAGTTGAGGACTGCGGCTAACTTTCCTTTAGTGACAGCGTCAAGAAACTTGTTTTCTGCCATATCTTCATTTACAGAAAGCTTGTTCTCATCCGCTTCCGCCTTAAACTTATCGACCATCGCTAATGATTGCTTATTTTTCCTGAATATCGCTTCGGCACAGCTTTTTACATCAGTGTAAAAAGTTTGAACAGAATGTACGTTATGTGGCGAAGCGGCCTGCGGTTTTTCATCTTGGAAGAATTGTATTTATAAACAAAAAAGCTCCTGACAATTATTTCTTTTATGGAAGTTTGTTCCTTCGATGAAAGCTTTTCATTCTAGAGCTTGCGTAGCGATTCCGTAGTTTTCTTCGAAAACTACGGGGTTTTTAATTCTCATTTGATAAACTGAAAATAAAAAAATGCATTTTTCAAGTTTTTGAAAACTAAAAGAACTTGGGCATAGTATCAGAGTTCTTGTCTTTTTTGTTTTTTTTTCTTAAAATTTTAACAAATATAAAATAAATCAATGTTGTCAAAAGGCTATAAAATACTGCAAATAAATACATTAAATTTCTTGATAAATCATTTGCCCATATACTCCACAATTGTTCATATTGATATGATTCTATCATGTTAATATTTTCATAATGTTTGATTAATTTTTTTACTACAAAATCAAATATATTATTATTCCCAAGAACTAAAGTGATGTACGTCATAAAAAAAAGAATTATGTATGGAAATTTCATCCTTTTTGATAACTGTAATCTCCCAAACAAAAAGAAAAATGAAAACATAGTAAAAATACAACAAAATATATTTGGATCAAACAATACGGTATTCGAGTTTCTCACAATTAAAAATGGAGTTACAACATACATCAAGAGTGCTGCACAATAGAAAAGTAATGAAATAATAAGTAAAAATATTTTTTTATATAACACAGGCTTATCCTTATTTATCGTATATTTATATCGTAATAACCGTTTGAATAATTTATATCGCAGATTCTTTCTTCATCAGTTTGAATTTCTTTATAATTATTTGCTTTCCTTTTTGTTATTTGAAATCCAGAGGCTGTCTCTGTTACAACATATTCTGAATATGGTTGCAGGATAAGTTTTACTGCATCAAAATAATCAACATCCTGAATATGCAACGAAATTTTGTGTGTTGGCAAAACTTCGTATGTAATTGATTTTGATATTTTTTCTGATATTTTTTCCAGAATCGTAGAGATTGAACTCTCATAACTATTTACAGTAATTTTATTATTATTTGTAACGTCAATTTTTACTTTTGAAACAATCCATAAAGATGTTGTTTTTGTAACAAACAGTTTGTTTGCATAAAGAAAAGCGTCAAAAATTTCATCAAAACTTTTCTCTTCATTATTTTGGGCAACATACAAAAAATTCCCCATCCCAACAACAGTATCATCACAGACAATCGATTTGCCACTGCGTATTGAAAGAACATAAACAATATCTTTCAAGTCTTGATTATAAAATTCAAATGATTGCAAATCTTTCGCATGCAAAATCGAATTGAACAAAAGAAATAAAATAAAAAAACATGATTTTAGACTGCGGACACAGCCATTCGAGAACTGATCAATTATACTTTTTGACATAGTCGTATGCTAATTTAATTCCTAAAAAATATCAATATTTATTGAAGTTTCTCGCAATTATTTTTGAGTTTTATGATTTGAATTAAAATAAAAAAAAGACTCCTGAAATCAATCAGAAGTCTTAAGCGGCTGATGCAGGTTTTGAACCTGCGACACATGGATTAACAGTCGTCACCAAGATTATATCAAAAGTATCCAGTGCTACTTCTTTCCCTATTTGATATCTTTATTTTATATCAGTATAAGGAATTATGCAACTGACAGTTTTTGAATTACTTTGAGATGTTTTTATTTTACTACAATCTTTACTACAATCGTGTGTAAATCCATTACTACAAGAAAAAAAGGGGCCGTTAATTGCCGTTCGTTCCAGCCGTACTACGTACCGCTTCCACTCACTACACTTAGCGAAGTCTCAACGTTCCGTCTTCCAGAAAGGTAGCAAACAGAGTGCTCCTCATTCGCATAATTCCGCTACACTTCGTTCCGCTCCATTCTGCTCATTCGTTCACACACTGTTTGCATTTACTAGCAAGCTCGCATGTGGGCCTTTGTTCGGGCCAAGCAAGGAGCAATGCAAGCACAGTCAGCCCAGTCGCTTCGTGCATCTGCTTCGCAGTAGCACTACGCTTTGTGGTCTGCCTGTTTCCGCAGGCGGGCCCATAGTTGCAGTAAGCACTCTTTTTGCAGAAGCCGCCAAAAGTCAGCCTCGCGCTGTAAACTGGTCGTGAAAAAAATAATGTGTCTCCCGCGAGTGTCGCAACTTAAAACGGTGGGCACGCAAAAGGTTTCCCCCTTCCCCCCTGCCGCGGGGCACTGAACTGACCCCAAAAAGTTAGACACTTTTTGGAGGTTAGAAAATGGGAGTTACAATTCCTTATCCAATTGACTTGAGAGTAAAGGTTTTGGCAGAATACAAGGCAGGAGTTGTCGGTTACAGAACTCTAGCAGCCAAATATGGACTGCAGCGAGATACCGTAAGGTATTGGGTTTTGCAACAAAGAACCGGCAGAGGATTGCCTGTGGAAACCAGAAACGAGATAATCATCGATGATGAACAGAAGGATATTGAATACTACAAAACAGAAGCTGAATACTGGAAAGCTTATGCAAAGAAACTCGAAGCAATAAGGTTTCCAGAAAGTAAAAAAAAACAGCAATCGAAACAATCAAAGAATTACATAAAAAAGGATACAAAATAAGCGTTCTTTGTAAGATTACAGGCATAAGCCGAGCAACATTTTATTATCAGAAAGATAACACAAGGAAAACTGACAAAGACCTTGAAACACTAGAGATAATAAAAATGCTGCCTGAAAAACAATTACGCTACGCTGGCGCTAAGGTAAAAGCTCATTACCTGAAACTCCAGTTTGGCATAAAAATGAATCACAAAAGGATTTTGAGGGTATCAAATCTGTATGGGATTCATGTAGAGAACCGTGTAAGACGGTTTCCTAAGGGATATTATCAGACTTTGAAGGAGAATGATGCCAATCTGCCTAAGAATATCCTTAACAGGGAGTTTTCTGCAGATAAACCGTTGCAGAAGCTTGTGACAGATATCTCATACTTCAAAATAAAAAATGGATGGTTATTCCTTAGCGCAGTAATGGATTTATTCAACAATGAGATTCTGGCGTTCAGAATGTCTAATCATGCTGATACAGAACTTGCTGTTGATACAATAAACAGTCTGTGTGACAAATGTAATATTTCTAATACTCTGATTCACTCGGATCAGGGAAATACTTATAAAGCGTCAGAATACAGAAAACTGTTGAACGAGAAAGGTTTTATTCAGAGCATGAGTCGGGTCGGTAACTGCTGGGATAATGCCTGTATGGAACACTTTTTCGGTACACTGAAAGCAGAGTCTGGATATTATAATGTTAGTAGACATGGCTTGCTTTCATATCAAATGATGGAAGAACTAATAACTGATTTTATTCAGTTCTATAACAAGGACCGCATACAAAAAAAATTAGGCTGGAAATCACCAAAGACTTTCAGCCTAAAATGTGCGTAACAACTGTCTAAAAAAATGGGGTCAGTTCAATATAACAATCTTTATTTTTGTATTCCTCTCCACTCAATTTTCACTGCCAGTCCCAGCCAGTACCTCTGCCCATTAGAACTCAGCCTCTTAAAACCTTTCTCACTCATCCTAAGCCCCAGCCACTTCTGTGACATAACCCGTTCATTATTTTTCGCACACCACTTAATGTAAGTCTCGTATAAAATCTTAGTATGCAGTCTCCACTGCAAAGCTGCATCCAACTCAAGACAGTCATTCACAAAAGTTCCAACCGCATCCATATCCATTCGATATTCCTCATTTGCTTGGCGAACCGCATCCGGATCTTCAAGGTCTTCCTTTTTCCACATCGCATATCCCTGAATCAGCCAGTTCAAAATCCCGCTATTCTCGGCAATCAGTTTTTCCGTAAGCTTCTTATCTCTTTGTTCCGGTAGTATAGTTACAGTAAAAGGAATCATCTTAATACGTCTCCAAATCCCGTTATCAGCACCACGGATTTTCGGCTTATGGTTTGTCGCCATAAAAATCTTAAAAGTTGGCTTAAAAGAAAAATACTCCCCATAAAGAAATCGAGCTGTCAATTCATCCTCACCAGTAACAGTTTTAATCAAGCTTTCGCTCAAAGGTTTTCCTTGTTCAATCTCACTCGTGGTAACAAGACGCGCACCTTTAAGACGTGCCAGGTCATTACTCTGTTCGCTGTTCTTCTTCATAAAAGTTTCAATCATCGTGCTTCTTGCATAGTCACCAAAAAGATGATGAAGCACATTCAAGAATGTAGATTTACCATTAGCTCCAGTTCCCCACAAAATAAATAGACACTGTTCGCTTACATCGCCACTTAATGCATATCCCATTGCTTTTTGAACAAAGTGAATTAAATCATTATCCTTATTAAAAATCTGCTGCAGAAAAAGATTCCAGGTCGGGCATTTAGCATCCTTCTGAAAAACAAAATTACTTTTATTTGTAATCAAATCTTTGTTGCTTGGGTCTCTTATTTTTTCAGTTCGTAAATTAATTGTCTGAGTCGGAGTATTAAAGAGGAGATGATCCTTATCCAACTCAAAATCTTCAACCTTCAAATCCTTACTCATTTTCAAAAGTCCAACCATTCCCTGAATGCGTCTGTAATTTTCACTTCTTACAAGATGCTTCTCAAAAAGAATCTTCAACTGTAAATCATCAATACTTCGCAAAGCCCTGTACATCTTGTGAATAAAGTCAATGCACATTTCTTCAACCCGTCCACGAGTATCAATCTGCCAGCAGGTTCCATTCCAGATTAAAAACTTATTCCAGGAAATACAGTAACGGATTTTTTGAGAATATGCCTTAATAAAAAAATCTCTGTTAGTGATATCAGAAAACTGCATCTCACCGGCAATATAAAGATTTGTCTTTATAGTCCTAGCCAGCGAGTCAATTGATTTCTTTTCCATCTCTTCAAATTTTGAGCTCATACACGTTTCCTTATAAAGTTGTTTTCAACAGCAAGCCTGTACATGCTGATCATTTTCTTTTGAGAATCTTCAAAAGTTCCAAGCAGTCCTCCGTC includes:
- a CDS encoding RHS repeat-associated core domain-containing protein, yielding MVDKFKAEADENKLSVNEDMAENKFLDAVTKGKLAAVLNYAGFGFGDRITTMQLFIKESYEYDRNGNRIKSVTKNGTINYNYDEENRLVSSGSNGRVCIKYTYDRNGNMLARESGLKFEKYSYSSRNRLCSSQIIDKREKTQSESRYAYDAFGRRILVQDRDEACMKSIYDGFTFDIIKQSPTFANGMFTDSNETGLRISRTGRPTGDRYRYLEDDKNDGNRYYNIDDGSYRTVSDRFKGSRSAVYVNGSIAAQNADGDVSYFTTDLLGSVRATTDNSAFETDTYTYDAFGSLVQGDLSGAKDLGYLGKQFDKATGLYNYGYRDYKPDVSRFTTVDPIKDGTNWFVYCDGDSVNFVDLWGLSASDGGSKKTLVLILRETDGAGNTFNSDSVVIKAYEPSEPK
- a CDS encoding IS3 family transposase, producing MSVLCKITGISRATFYYQKDNTRKTDKDLETLEIIKMLPEKQLRYAGAKVKAHYLKLQFGIKMNHKRILRVSNLYGIHVENRVRRFPKGYYQTLKENDANLPKNILNREFSADKPLQKLVTDISYFKIKNGWLFLSAVMDLFNNEILAFRMSNHADTELAVDTINSLCDKCNISNTLIHSDQGNTYKASEYRKLLNEKGFIQSMSRVGNCWDNACMEHFFGTLKAESGYYNVSRHGLLSYQMMEELITDFIQFYNKDRIQKKLGWKSPKTFSLKCA
- a CDS encoding phage/plasmid primase, P4 family; translated protein: MEKKSIDSLARTIKTNLYIAGEMQFSDITNRDFFIKAYSQKIRYCISWNKFLIWNGTCWQIDTRGRVEEMCIDFIHKMYRALRSIDDLQLKILFEKHLVRSENYRRIQGMVGLLKMSKDLKVEDFELDKDHLLFNTPTQTINLRTEKIRDPSNKDLITNKSNFVFQKDAKCPTWNLFLQQIFNKDNDLIHFVQKAMGYALSGDVSEQCLFILWGTGANGKSTFLNVLHHLFGDYARSTMIETFMKKNSEQSNDLARLKGARLVTTSEIEQGKPLSESLIKTVTGEDELTARFLYGEYFSFKPTFKIFMATNHKPKIRGADNGIWRRIKMIPFTVTILPEQRDKKLTEKLIAENSGILNWLIQGYAMWKKEDLEDPDAVRQANEEYRMDMDAVGTFVNDCLELDAALQWRLHTKILYETYIKWCAKNNERVMSQKWLGLRMSEKGFKRLSSNGQRYWLGLAVKIEWRGIQK